One window of Oreochromis niloticus isolate F11D_XX linkage group LG23, O_niloticus_UMD_NMBU, whole genome shotgun sequence genomic DNA carries:
- the suco gene encoding SUN domain-containing ossification factor isoform X5 produces the protein MKRLRVLLVCLIVALLCWYPSQHVYCSEQSLSSSGQSRQEKDPDGLEQEQDSTQNKVVEEWKTHTSYDMGLETERAAREKLQKQSIHHEETVKPQEAGEEETKLDPESDTVPVAPEPEPTPDPQAELGLQIHTQDHDHDAPVLATPEPVPAQGQVTTDTPAETSSEPIPSLDSNPDTSPDEAENKPTSQSAGPTHTGAVRVASAGDEFPVDSFVFAEHSDSQCGVIPPELATCESSPFGSPLLSMDEAVTEDQQTDQRHSSGPETEIQSTPGLVDQEQEQHEVLEDGLSVLDQVGNTSHHQDKEQQTGETNIARETDPSVPSKEDIPTFDEWKKQVMEVEKEKSQSLHTSTSSSPHPTKKVQKNFKNNYASVECGAKILSANSEAKSTSAILMENMDLYMLNPCSNKIWFVIELCEPIQVKQLDIANFELFSSTPKDFLVSISDRYPTNKWVKLGTFHARDERIVQSFPLDEQLYAKYVKMFIKYIKVELLSHFGSEHFCPLSLIRVFGTSMVEEYEEIADSQYPSERLEYLDEDYDYPPGYQPTEDKASKNLLGSATNAILNMVNNIAANVLGGKPELESGAETGGNATIEGGGKESTESAKPTEALHTVLQPSKPEQPTTEEVSVSSDSSTSSHSSSDPHKDGQIVTLVEEEEEDEEPRLSTVTLLEEEGEEEEGEKSEEEMRKEADRNQWESQAYCPFSSFSSLSLSCMVTLPELLHRWCSARLAKERLRSLKKRQLSTQTQTRPTVSTPVLTHTPPLIPIPAPTPTQEALPLTEKAPELEVHEKGQNECKALSEAYTTDTPLSTDTPDSYTPELNILLEPSRTSTIPPQSFSDSHSSLTQPTPTPEENSLPLVKDTTLDPVPTPPLQAVSIPKTQHASSVTPTLSASTPPLSPSSETASPVVVVPPVKDQPVQPLPTASRPEDFISPPTELPAALPSNDIHTDSVKSGVDTGDSQRQNVQASQTHGEQADSLPQTGEPHRVEETVEEELLSASGNGNAQRTATDFYAELQNGGDYNGGAVNGNSVLVNGGAVHGSSQKESVFMRLNNRIKALEMNMSLSSRYLEELSQRYRKQMEEMQKAFNKTIIKLQNTSRIAEEQDQKQTESIQVLQSQLENVTKLMLNLTATVSELQREVSDRQSYLVVSLVLCLFLGILLCLQCCRSSAPSPSTNSTALPKSNHYPSPKRCFSSYDDMSLKRRVTCPLVRSKSFHLSSTEEKTLQDKVFGQS, from the exons GTACCCTAGTCAACATGTCTATTGTTCAGAGCAGAGCTTGTCCAGCTCAGGTCAGTCTCGACAGGAGAAAGATCCTGATGGCCTCGAGCAGGAGCAGGACTCCACGCAAAACAAG GTGGTGGAAGAATGGAAGACACACACATCATACGATATGGGGctagagacagagagagcagcaCGAGAGAAACTACAAAAACAGAGCATACACCATGAAGAG ACTGTGAAGCCACAAGAAGCTGGAGAGGAGGAGACAAAGCTAGACCCAGAGTCAGATACTGTACCTGTTGCCCCTGAGCCAGAACCTACCCCAGATCCCCAGGCTGAGTTGGGCCTGCAGATTCACACACAGGACCACGACCATGATGCCCCAGTGCTCGCCACTCCAGAACCAGTTCCAGCACAGGGCCAAGTGACCACAGATACCCCAGCAGAGACTTCAAGTGAACCAATTCCCAGTCTAGACTCAAACCCAGACACATCCCCCGATGAAGCTGAAAACAAACCTACCTCACAGAGTGCTGGGCCGACCCACACAGG TGCAGTGCGGGTTGCCAGTGCAGGAGATGAATTCCCAGTAGACAGCTTTGTCTTTGCTGAGCACTCTGATTCACAGTGCGGGGTCATTCCCCCCGAACTGGCAACCTGTGAAAGCTCCCCTTTTGGCAGCCCTCTCCTCAG CATGGATGAGGCTGTCACAGAGGACCAGCAGACAGATCAGAGGCACAGCTCTGGTCCTGAAACAGAAATTCAGTCCACTCCAGGCCTAGTGGACCAGGAACAAGAGCAGCATGAGGTGCTGGAAGATGGGCTGTCTGTTTTGGATCAAGTGGGCAACACCTCACACCACCAAGACAAAGAACAGCAG ACAGGGGAAACAAACATTGCCAGGGAGACTGATCCCTCTGTGCCCAGCAAAGAGGACATCCCTACCTTTGATGAATGGAAGAAGCAAGTCATGGAGGTGGAAAAGGAGAAAA GTCAGTCTCTCCATACCTCAACCAGCAGCAGCCCTCATCCAACAAAGAAGGTCCAGAAAAACTTCAAGAATAACTACGCTTCTGTAGAGTGTGGAGCCAAGATACTCTCTGCCAACAGTGAGGCCAAG agcACGTCTGCTATTCTCATGGAGAATATGGACTTATACATGTTAAATCCATGCAGCAACAAAATTTG GTTTGTGATAGAACTCTGTGAGCCTATTCAAGTGAAGCAGTTGGACATTGCAAACTTTGAGCTTTTCTCATCTACACCCAAAGACTTTCTAGTTTCCATCAGTGACAG ATATCCTACCAACAAGTGGGTAAAGCTGGGAACATTCCATGCTCGTGATGAACGGATAGTCCAGAGCTTCCCATTGGATGAACAGCTTTACGCTAAATATGTGAAG ATGTTCATCAAGTACATAAAG GTTGAACTTCTCTCTCACTTTGGATCTGAACACTTCTGTCCCCTCAGTCTTATCAG GGTGTTTGGTACCAGCATGGTGGAGGAGTATGAGGAGATAGCAGATTCTCAGTACCCGTCAGAGAGACTTGAGTATTTGGATGAGGACTATG ACTATCCTCCTGGCTACCAACCAACAGAAGACAAGGCCTCTAAAAACCTGCTTGGTTCAGCAACCa atgcCATCCTAAACATGGTAAACAACATTGCTGCTAATGTGCTGGGAGGAAAGCCAGAGCTGGAGAGTGGAGCAGAAACTGGAG GTAACGCAACCATAGAGGGGGGTGGAAAGGAGAGCACAGAGTCAGCTAAACCAACTGAGGCCCTACACACAGT aCTGCAACCTTCAAAGCCAGAACAACCTACAACAGAAGAAGTCTCTGTCTCTAGTGACTCCTCCACATCTTCCCACTCATCATCTGATCCACATAAGGATGGACAGATTGTCACTCTagtagaggaggaggaagaggacgagGAGCCCAGACTGTCAACTGTTACTCTAttggaggaggagggagaggaagaagaaggggAAAAGAGCGAGGAGGAGATGAGGAAGGAGGCAGACAGGAACCAGTGGGAGAGCCAGGCTTACTGtcctttctcctccttctcctccctctctttGTCTTGCATGGTCACCCTGCCTGAGCTGCTCCATCGCTGGTGCTCTGCCAGGCTGGCCAAGGAGCGACTGCGCAGCCTTAAGAAGAGGCAGCTTAGTACTCAAACACAGACTCGCCCTACTGTGAGCACAcctgtcctcacacacacacctccactGATTCCTATTCCTGCCCCCACACCTACCCAAGAAGCCCTCCCTCTCACAGAAAAAGCTCCAGAACTCGAGGTGCATGAGAAGGGGCAAAATGAGTGCAAAGCTCTCAGTGAGGCATACACCACTGACACACCTCTCAGCACTGACACGCCTGATTCATACACTCCCGAGCTCAACATCCTCCTAGAGCCCAGTAGAACCTCCACCATCCCCCCTCAGAGTTTCTCAGACAGCCACAGCTCCCTAACGCAGCCTACCCCAACCCCTGAGGAGAACTCGTTACCTTTAGTTAAAGACACAACCCTAGATCCTGTCCCCACTCCACCCCTCCAAGCTGTCTCTATCCCAAAGACGCAGCACGCCAGCAGCGTCACCCCCACGCTTTCTGCCAGCACTCCCCCGTTATCTCCATCTTCTGAGACGGCTTCTCCTGTTGTCGTGGTTCCTCCTGTCAAAGATCAGCCCGTTCAGCCTCTTCCCACTGCTTCAAGACCTGAGGATTTTATCTCCCCTCCCACTGAGCTGCCAGCAGCTTTGCCTTCAAATGACATTCACACAGACTCAGTTAAGTCAGGCGTAGACACTGGGGACTCGCAGAGACAAAATGTTCAGGCTTCCCAGACCCACGGGGAGCAGGCTGATTCACTTCCTCAGACAGGAGAGCCTCATCGGGTGGAAGAGACCGTAGAAGAGGAACTGCTGAGCGCTAGTGGGAATGGCAACGCCCAGCGGACGGCTACAGACTTCTATGCAGAGCTGCAGAACGGTGGAGATTATAATGGTGGAGCAGTGAATGGGAACAGCGTGTTAGTTAACGGAGGCGCAGTCCACGGATCCAGCCAGAAAGAGAGTGTGTTCATGAGGCTGAACAACAGGATCAAAGCTCTGGAGATGAACATGAGTCTGTCCAGCAGATACTTGGAGGAACTAAGCCAGAG ATATCGTAAACAGATGGAAGAGATGCAGAAAGCGTTCAATAAGACCATCATCAAGCTGCAAAACACCTCTCGTATTGCTGAGGAACAG GACCAGAAGCAGACAGAGTCCATCCAAGTCCTGCAGAGCCAGTTGGAAAACGTCACTAAACTGATGCTCAATCTCACAGCTACAGTCAGCGAGCTGCAGAGAGAG GTATCGGACCGTCAGAGCTACCTGGTGGTCTCTCTGGTTCTGTGTCTATTTCTGGGGATCCTGCTGTGTCTGCAGTGCTGCCGCAGCTCGGCCCCCAGCCCCAGCACCAACTCTACTGCTCTTCCCAAGAGCAACCACTACCCCAGCCCCAAGAG ATGCTTCTCCTCTTACGATGACATGAGCCTGAAGCGCAGGGTGACCTGCCCGCTTGTTCGCTCCAAGTCGTTTCACCTGTCCTCTACAGAAG AAAAAACGCTGCAAGACAAAGTCTTTGGACAAAGTTGA